The genomic region CTTGAGGTCCACCTTAAGGCATGAGCCCTCCTTCCACCCTCTTACTGTCATCTAATATGTTCAGGGGAGCTGGGAGGTGACCAGATGGGTGAGGTACCTGAGGTCCAGCAGAGCCCAAGCTGGGTGCCAGGGACGCTCCTTGGCCATCTCCTCACTGCCTGAGTCAGGGAAAAGTCCCGTGTCctagaaaaaggaatgaatacaTGTTGTAGGGGGCCTGGCTTTGTCCCAGAGATCCTGGCTCTTTTTCATATCTGGGCCCCACTTGTCCCAAGACTTATTCTTGAGATGAGGTTAAGTGAGAAGCAGATGGAGGAGACAAGGCTCCTTCCCTGAGGAACCAAGCTGAGGGAAGCCAAGTGCATGCCCAGCAGAAGTATCTACGTGCTGACCTGTAAGGGGGCTGAGTTCCAGTGAGGACGCTGGAGTGGAGTGATTTGGCTAAGATGAGGGAAGGCCAAGGAATGAGATGGGATACCCAGAAGTCAGGCTGATAGATTACCTGGGGTCAGAGGAGGGTCTCTGAGGGATGCTGGGGGCTGGCTGGTGAGGTAACAGGGGAAAGAGCAGGCTGGGCTCAGGGCTTTCTGGGGGCACCATGGAAGAGGCATCTGAGCAGTCAAGATGGTCCATAGGGTGCAGGGGGAGGCCCAGGAGGCTCTAGAAAGGGCAGGTGGGTTGTAATAAGCCAGGCCaataaagagagaaatacaacttttggattttctttattttgttcatttttttttctcttgatagcttagaaaattcctttagaaaactCTATCCCATCTCTGCTGAACTCAGGGTAAGGGAAGTCCAGAGGCTGCTggaagaggggaggtgggggctttAGCCTTGGCCCCTCTCAAGTACCCTTATGCGTCCTGGGAGAGAACAGTGCAAGTCTCCACTTCACACCTGAGGTGACAGGAGGatgcactttctttctttctttctttctttctttttttttttttacgattttatttatttatttgacagagagagacaaagcgagagaaggaacacaagcagggggagtgggagagggagaagcaggcttcctgcggagcagggagcctgatgcggggctcgatcccaggaccctggtatcatgacccaagccgaaggcagacgcttaacgactgagccacgcaggtgccccgaGGATGCACTTTCTAAGGCAGTGCTTAGTGTCAGGATGCATGCCCTCCATGGTCTCCCTCAGTCTGAGACCAGCCTGCAGTGTTGGCACGATGGGATGTgtgcctctcccacccctccccctctggcccACAGTGGAACCGTCTTCTTGGGTTTCTGGTAATTTCATCAGGGCTGCATCATGTTGCTAAAGCTGCAGATAACATCTCCCTCTGGGTAACTCTTCCCTGAAAGAGCCCCTGAGGCTGGACTCAGGCTCAGAGTTGGAACAATGGGGTGGAAGTTTGGGGGGTCTGAGGGTCTGTAGGTAGAAGCAGGTTGGCTGGGATCTGGAACTGTGTTGAGGAACAATGCCATTTGCCACTGGACCCCATGGAAAAGGCGAAGGGGGCAGGTGGGCCTGGAGAGGCCCCTGAGCTCCTGGAGCTCTTGGATATTATGCTGACTCCTGAGAGCTCCGCCTAGGCTCCACTGACAAACCCCAATCCAGGCGCGGGCACAGAGACCCACCCCCTCCTAGGCCAGGCAGAGCGACTGTCCCCCAGCACAGGTCCACCTTAACTGGGCAGCCCTGTGGGCGGAGCTCATTGTTGATGTCGTCTGTGCAGACCTGAGCGCAGGACCGACTTGCAGGAAGCACACGCAGCTTCCAGCCTGCTGACCCGGCTCCTCACGCTGAGTCTGCAGCCCAGCACCATGATCCAGGGCGCCTTGGAGCCTGATGGCCTCAGCTGGGGCTGGGACGGGGAGGATGACTGGGACGGCGCTGTCCTGACCCTGCTGGCGCTGGCTGTGGTGGCCGCCACGGCACTGGCCTTGCACTGGTTTGGCTCTGGGCAGGACCAGGAGGCAGCAGGACCCGCATCCACAGCCCCTGGGGCCCAGCCTTCACAGGCGGGAGGAgccaggccagccctgcccctgaAGTCCAAGGTCAGTGGTGGTGTTGAGGGAAACAGCCCAGGGCAGGGGAAGCCAGACCCTCCGGGACATGGCCAGGGGAGTCCGGCTGCAGCAGGGGCCCAGGATTCGAAGCTCTGGGGAGGTGGACGTCTGGCTGCCACAGCTCTACCTCCACTCAAGACACCTGGTGAGGTGACCACTGGAGGGGCCTTGGGACAGCAGCAAGGTAATGCCAATCCAGAAGCCCCCCGAGGTAAAAGAAGGGAGCCTCTCGGGCCAGGTACTGCCCTCGTGGGTAGAAGCAAAGTAGGGGGGACGTCTGGCCCCCTCCTGATACACTTCACCCCTCGGAGTCCTGGCAGACAGATGGAAGGACAAGTGGAGGCAGGAGGCGTCCAAGTCAAGGTGCCAACTCACCAGGGCCTGGTCCACACCACAGAACAGGACACCAGTCCCTGGCAACGAGGTGCAGGGTCACCTGGCTCACTAGAGAGAGGCCCCAGCAGCCGGCGGTGGCAGGTGGACCACAGCTCAGGAAATAGAAACCGCCACTTCTCGAAGTTGGACTCCCTGCGCCTGGGCGCTGTGGTGAGCGTGTGGGATGCTGTGGATGCAGCCCGCAGCCTCTCCACAGGCTCTCAGAGGCCCCCTGTTCCCCAGGAGCCACCTCCATCACACACCACGCAGACTGGGCCCTTGGCTGAGGGCACAGAGAAGGGGTGCAGGGAGAGCAGCCTCCAACCAGCCCCAGTCCTAGCTCTGGAAAGCAGGGAGGCTGGGTCCCAGGCTCCCAGGGAGGCTCAGGGATCTCCAGCCTCCGTGGAAGGCTGGCCCTGGGAGAGGAGGGATTTTCTTGTCACCAGGAGCTTCAGCCAGGCCCCAGGCTCCATGGGCCCATGGCCAGAGGGGTCGCAGTGTGGACATCCACTCTTGTCTCAAGGGCGGGGGACCACAGACGCCAATGACGCGGTAAAGGCTGGGGCTAATGGCTCTGGAGATGGCTCTTTCTTCAGCTCAGGGCCCGATGGGACAGAGGAGCAAGCGGGCCACGGcgtcagagaagggagagaatcccagcaAGGCCAGGGGGAGCAGAgcagtgagcaggagggaggcccTCAGGACAGAGGAAAGCCCTCTACAGACACCGTccagggagccccctccttgAGTCCCTTAGCCACACCCTCCCCACGCATCCCTAAGCCCCTTCCACCCTTGGCTTCCCCTCTGACAGTATGTCCCCAAGGAGGTCTCTTACCTGTAGGTCCAACCTCCTCGCCTTCAGACTCTTTGTCCCTCAGAGTTAGCCAGGGTCCTGTGGAGGATGAAACTCACAGGCCAGTGCAAGCCccagctgcagccccagccccagccccagccctagTGTCAGCCCCAGTGCCCTCCtcagctgcagccccagccctgtcccctgcccccagtaGTGGGTCAAGGCCTACGGCACAGGACCACAGTGTGGCTCTCCGCAAGgacaagcaggaggggcaaatCTCAACCAGCTGGGAAAATCTTATTTCCATGGTTCTTAGGAGTCACCCTTTCCCCAGGCAAGAGAGACCCCAAGGGAGAGCCCCAAGGGCAGCTCCTGACAGCCCTAGAGATCCCAGCACTGGTGCACCCTCTGAGAACAGAGAGTCTGGTTCTGCCCCTGAAGGGGCCGCCCCCAGCCTGGAGGTCAGGAATGGCTCCTCAGGGGCAGACACAGAGGCTGGACGTCGGCAACAGCAGAGCCACTTGGAGACCAAGGAGGCTCCCATCCCAGAGCCTCCCTCAGGTCCGAGAGGAGATGCAGTCGAGGAGAAGCGTGCAGAAGACCCTCTGTTGCCCGGGGCCCCATCACCGCGCCCCGAGCGGAGGCAGCCTggcccccaaccctcccccactGGGAGGGGCGCCTCACAGCCGGTCCCGCCACCGCGGAAACGCAGCGCGTGTGAAAGAGCGGAGAGCTCCGAGCGCGGTGTCCGCCAGGCTGCGTCCCCGAGGCGCGGGggagaggctccaggggagaagcCCCGCCCTGCAGGCCGCGGGATCGTCGTCCCAGGAGAGCAGAAAGAGGCCCGCAAGCTCCTGGTGCTTCTGCAGAGGCCGGGGCGCTGCGGGGAGGTGGAGGGGCCCCGGAAGCCCAGCCCCGGAGCCCGCGAGCCGGCTTCGGCAGCAGCTCTACGACAACGCCTGGACCTGGGCAACTGCCTGGACGTCCTGGCCTTCGCCCAGCGGCACGCGGAGCCCGGCCTGCTGCGGGAGACATACGCCCTGATGAGCGACAATCTGCTGCACGTGCTGCGAGACCCGACCCTCTACCGGCAGCTGAGCGGGGCGGACCGGGAGCGCATCCTGAGCCTTCGGACCGGCCGCGGCCAGGCGGTGCTGGGGGTCCTTGTGCTGCCCAGCCTCTACCGGGTGAGGCGCTCAGGGCTCACCAGGGGCCCTTGTGGGGAGGAGGCTCCCACTCCGGGGcctgcacccctgcctccccGCACGCACCTGCACGTGTTCAACCCCCGAGAAAACACCTGGCGGCCCCTGACTCAGGTGCCGGAGGAGGCCCCGCTGCGGGGCTGTGGTCTCTGCACCATGCACAACTACCTGTTCCTGGCCGGGGGCATCCGTGGCTCCGGCGCCAAGGCCGTCTGCTCCAACGAGGTCTTCTGCTACAACCCGCTGACCAACATCTGGAGCCAGGTGAGGCCCATGCAGCAGGCCCGGGCCCAGCTCAAGCTGGTGGCTCTGGACGGGCTGCTTTACGCCATCGGCGGCGAGTGCCTGTACAGCATGGAGAGCTACGATCCGCGCACGGACGCCTGGACCTCGCGCGCGCCCCTCCCTGCAGGCACCTTCCCTGTGGCCCACGAGGCTGTGGCCTGCCGTGGGGACATCTATGTCACTGGGGGCCACCTCTTCTACCGCTTGCTGAGGTACAGCCCTGGGAAGGATGCATGGGATGAGTGCCCCTACAGCGCCAGCCACCGGCGTTCCAGCGACATGGTGGCGTTGGGAGCCTTCCTCTACCGCTTCGACCTGCTGCGGGGCGTGGGCGCTGCGGTGATGCGCTACAACACGGTGACCGGCTCCTGGAGCCGGGCGGCCTCCTTGCCACTGCCCGACCCGGCCCCACTGCACTGCACCGCGCTGGGCAACACCATTTACTGCCTCAACCACCAGGTCACGGCCACCTTTACGGTCTCCGAGGGGACTGCCCAGTTCCAGGCCAGGGAGCTGCAGCCCTTTGCTCTGGGGAGTAAGGGGGTCCTCTGTCCATTCATCCTGACTCTGCCTGCCACCGACCCCCTGCAGACTGCCCTCTGAGCTGCTGCTCTCCGGGGagaccctggggctgggggtctgcTGGCAGGTGGGGCACAGAAGGTGGCTGGGATCCAGAACTTTCTGCCGCTGTTTCTGGGacagctttctttttctgttttaataggACTCATGATTTCCCCCTTCCATACCCCCCAGCCCTTAAAAGAGACCTCTCCACCTGGGAGCTCAGGCTCCTTGTACCTACCTGTGAGCTGGTTGCTGGGCATCCCTACCCCGTTTCCCACCCTCCCACCACAGAATGCTGTCTACTGCCTTTATGACTTAGTTGTTGCCCTCACACCTCAGCTGGCTCACATAGCCCCTCCTCCAGGATGGTTCTCCTTCTCTGGGCTCCAGGGCCAGGCTCCCTCTGGCAGCACCGCACTGCCTGGAAAAACATCTGTCTGTGGGTCTACTGGTACTCTGAGAGCCAGGGACTGATGATGTGTCCTTAAGGACCAGGATTTGGCCTGTGGAGGAGCTGAGTGACTGCTGAGCAGAGGAAGGAAGTGGCTAGAAACAAGTCACACTTCCTGTCTTTTGTCCCtagggctccaagctgggcaagGAGTCTATAAGGAAGTGGGAAGGGGGAACAAGGAACAGAAAAGTCCCCAGGAAAATGTCTTTGCCTCAGGCCTCAGGAGCCTGGCTTGGCCTTGGGAACAACTCTGTAGCCCTCCTTTGTCTAATTGATCCCAGAGGCCTAGAACCCTTGTCTATGAAACCATTCTGCTGTCTGCAGCCCCTGACTGTaaccccagcccaggcctggccagGACCACTTGGGCTCATGCCCCTCTGTGGGGTCTCTCCCACCTGCTCTGCCCCTCTAGAAGCCAGCCTCACTTCCCACCAACGCCTGTTCTTACGTGAGACCCAGGTTTCCCCTGAGCTCTTTCCCTTATTAGCTGTGGACTTAGAAGAGAcatctaatttcattcttctcatctgtgaaatggggataatgaacATCTGTTACTCAGGAGAGTTGTGAGAACATAAGGTCACATATGtgagcacctggcacagtgcccagGATGAATAAATAATGTTCCCCTTTGCCTATTTTGGAATCCACCATAGGAAGGTAAATAAATCTGACTGAATACTGCTACCTGTCCCACCCTCTGACCTGGTTTGTCTCTATCTGGCCccgtttttgctttttattctatgCTTGGTGCTACTGGCACTAAATATGTTTAATTCATTGAAAGCATCTACATcttataattctcatttttgttCGCAAGGTTTGATATGCTGCTGGGTAGGACAGAAAGGGGTCCTCAGGttgttcttaaaaataagtttattgaGAAACAAGTACTGTTAATACAGCTATATATTTCAGTCGCTGTTACTCTGCCAGCAGAGAAGGCTCCGTGCCTTAGGGGCTTCTCCACATTGGCAGATGGCAGCATGGTGGccgtgggtgggcagggggcctACTGTTTATGCTTGGTCTCATTGAGCAGCTCTTGCCAgttcttctccatctcctccttGCAGTTGAGGAAGGCATCCTCCAGACGGTGCATGGACTCTGCCAGCGAGGGGTTGGTGCGCATCACCACCATGTCGTAGGCCATCCATGTGGCTTGCACTGCAACAACCAGACAGGCCCTGATCAGGCTGCAGAGTGGGGCTGTGGCTCTGGAACACCCCAGGGAGGGCCACATGCCTCCAACCATGCTAAGCATCCCAGGGACTAGATCCTGCTGAGTTACCCAATTTCTCTAAGGAGAGAAAACTGGTAGGCTACATGTTATAGCGTTCATAAAAACCCATATTAAAACTTCTCCCTACACAGGGCAGTACTGAAACTTCCCTGACCTCACACAGGTCTTAACTTCTGGATGCATCGGCCCATGACATTAAGGCTGGAGGCCAGTCTGatataaaatattaggaaaaattaGAGCAAACATAGGTCCTTACCAGCAGTTCATAGCTAGTGGTTGCAGGGTGAACGCTGAGGAGTCATAATGCTTATCCAAGCTCACGTAGGAGTGACTGCTCTTACTCTAGCAAGGTTCTGAGCCTCATGTTACCTCATGCATAGTGGCCTGGGAGGCCTGCTCACCTCTATCTGGGTACCTCTGTGCTTTCATTAGGGCCAGTCCAAAGAAGAGACAGGcagaatgaataataataattgcacATGAATATCTACACATGACCAAGGTCAGCAGCATGACAGACTTGATGTTTTACAGAAAGTTATATCTGTTTGGTTAGGGAAAAATTGTTAGAAAGGCTATGTGCAGTATCTCAACAGATAGAGGGCATTTGGCTATATAGCTTGTACAGGAATTCTTGAACTTTTGGATGCATGAGAGTCACTTGGGAAACCTGTTGAAATGTAGGTTACTGGCCCCTCCCACAACTCAAagaggttcttttttcttttttttaagattttatttatttgacagagcgagagagagacagagagggaacataagcagggggagtgggagagggagaagcaggcttcccacagagcaaggagcccaatatggggctcgatcccaggacctcagtatcatgacctgaaccaaaggcagatgcttaacaactgagccaccgaggcgtccctCAAAGAGGTTCTTATTTACCAGGTTGGGAATGGTGCCCAGGAACCTGTATCTTAATAAGTAGACCACCCTTTCAGACCACCTGGACAGCAGGTGGAGCATGCACCTGGGAGTCAGAGCAGTTGGCTTCTGGGCTCTCCGCTTGCTACCTATGTGGCCAGGAACAAGTGACTTAAATTTACTAACCTCATTTGTAAAGGATAGACACCGTCCCAATCTCACAGCttgctatgaagattaaatggatGATATATGTAATTTGCCTAGAACATATTAGGGTGTTCAAGATAGGAGAAACTCttactacaaaataaataattgagaTATTCAGGGCAAAGGGTTAGggcagtaagaaataaaaattcaggagaaaaaaagagcttGCAGAAATGAGTCTCATATTGTTCTGCATGGCAGTTGGAATTCTAGCTCTGAGTTTCCTAAGGCCAAAGCAGAGGAAACATGCTCAGGTTTAAGACTCAGtgaccataaaataaaaacaaacccatTAAGACACTTTTATCCTAAGAAAAAATTGTCTGATAGGTATATTTTTTGAGAAGTATGTAATAGAGTTGAAAAGGTCCTTGACaacatcctattttattttttttaaagattttatttatttatttgacacagagagagagagagcgagagagggaacacaagcagggggactgggagagggagaagcaggcttcctgcgaagcagggagcccgatgcggggctcgatcccaggaccccgggatcatgacctgagctgaaggcagacgcttaatgactgagccacccaggcaccccatcctattttattttttaaaagattattttttagagagagagtgcagggggaggggcagagggagagagagagaatctcaggcagactctgtactgagcacagagcccagtgcaggagcTCAggctcccaggtccctgagatcatgaccagagccaaaatcaagagttggctgcccaactgactgagtcacccaggcgccctgacaacaTCCCTACTTTAAATACAAGGTGATTCTTCTATGTCTATAGTTGTATGTAATCACTGGCAAAAGAAAGCTGTTGGCACAGTGCCAAAGCACAGTTCAGGGAAGGCAAGTCAATGAGAAGCCAAAACACTATGTCAAGAGCAAAGCCCTCTTTGATTTGATCCAAGGAAGAAAATTCAGGATACACAGAATAGGAAGGACTCATGATCATAAGAAAATCCTCCAGAAATATATGTCTCTTGAGtttttcattcactcaatatttattgagcaccttgtGCTCACATTTTGCTACGGCAGCCCCGCAATATAGCAGTGTAAAGACAGACACACCCGGCCTTCAGGAAGC from Halichoerus grypus chromosome 6, mHalGry1.hap1.1, whole genome shotgun sequence harbors:
- the KLHDC7B gene encoding kelch domain-containing protein 7B, with amino-acid sequence MIQGALEPDGLSWGWDGEDDWDGAVLTLLALAVVAATALALHWFGSGQDQEAAGPASTAPGAQPSQAGGARPALPLKSKVSGGVEGNSPGQGKPDPPGHGQGSPAAAGAQDSKLWGGGRLAATALPPLKTPGEVTTGGALGQQQGNANPEAPRGKRREPLGPGTALVGRSKVGGTSGPLLIHFTPRSPGRQMEGQVEAGGVQVKVPTHQGLVHTTEQDTSPWQRGAGSPGSLERGPSSRRWQVDHSSGNRNRHFSKLDSLRLGAVVSVWDAVDAARSLSTGSQRPPVPQEPPPSHTTQTGPLAEGTEKGCRESSLQPAPVLALESREAGSQAPREAQGSPASVEGWPWERRDFLVTRSFSQAPGSMGPWPEGSQCGHPLLSQGRGTTDANDAVKAGANGSGDGSFFSSGPDGTEEQAGHGVREGRESQQGQGEQSSEQEGGPQDRGKPSTDTVQGAPSLSPLATPSPRIPKPLPPLASPLTVCPQGGLLPVGPTSSPSDSLSLRVSQGPVEDETHRPVQAPAAAPAPAPALVSAPVPSSAAAPALSPAPSSGSRPTAQDHSVALRKDKQEGQISTSWENLISMVLRSHPFPRQERPQGRAPRAAPDSPRDPSTGAPSENRESGSAPEGAAPSLEVRNGSSGADTEAGRRQQQSHLETKEAPIPEPPSGPRGDAVEEKRAEDPLLPGAPSPRPERRQPGPQPSPTGRGASQPVPPPRKRSACERAESSERGVRQAASPRRGGEAPGEKPRPAGRGIVVPGEQKEARKLLVLLQRPGRCGEVEGPRKPSPGAREPASAAALRQRLDLGNCLDVLAFAQRHAEPGLLRETYALMSDNLLHVLRDPTLYRQLSGADRERILSLRTGRGQAVLGVLVLPSLYRVRRSGLTRGPCGEEAPTPGPAPLPPRTHLHVFNPRENTWRPLTQVPEEAPLRGCGLCTMHNYLFLAGGIRGSGAKAVCSNEVFCYNPLTNIWSQVRPMQQARAQLKLVALDGLLYAIGGECLYSMESYDPRTDAWTSRAPLPAGTFPVAHEAVACRGDIYVTGGHLFYRLLRYSPGKDAWDECPYSASHRRSSDMVALGAFLYRFDLLRGVGAAVMRYNTVTGSWSRAASLPLPDPAPLHCTALGNTIYCLNHQVTATFTVSEGTAQFQARELQPFALGSKGVLCPFILTLPATDPLQTAL
- the SYCE3 gene encoding synaptonemal complex central element protein 3 produces the protein MADSDPGERNYDNMLKMLSDLNKDLEKLLEEMEKISVQATWMAYDMVVMRTNPSLAESMHRLEDAFLNCKEEMEKNWQELLNETKHKQ